One Citrobacter amalonaticus genomic window carries:
- a CDS encoding anaerobic C4-dicarboxylate transporter — MVILHVVLLLGTIMLAARWGGIGVGFAGGIGLAISVFIFGVPAGSPPVDVMLIILSTIVALSAMQQAGGMDYLVTLTEKLLRHNPGYLNILAPTVTFILTVLSGTGYTAMSVMNVIQEVAKDNGIRPSQPLSSAVVASQLGITASPISAATAIMYGTVEVMGVSFGDAMLIILPTALFAMLIAAFIASRQGAKLADDPVCQKIMQENKIVLNKHASRPIPAGAKSSVAIFLVGVVFVVCMLLFKSLIGHTINSRDLIIITMFVVSTIIIFTCKLDMKELKNSPIFKSGAESLVVVLGIVWLSSTLIGAHIDEIKMEASDILRAWPFLLAAVFFCTSAMLFSQGATSALLMPIAASIGISPEAILASFVAVSALYITNIYPTTAFAIATDDTGSFLSSRWNGSKIVNHPFFLPGCLSIIFSVPFGFLLAQMIL, encoded by the coding sequence ATGGTGATATTACATGTCGTTTTATTGCTGGGAACCATCATGCTTGCCGCCCGCTGGGGTGGAATTGGCGTCGGGTTTGCCGGCGGGATCGGATTAGCGATTTCGGTATTTATTTTTGGCGTTCCGGCAGGTTCTCCGCCTGTCGACGTGATGCTCATTATTCTGTCCACCATTGTGGCGCTCTCAGCCATGCAACAGGCTGGCGGAATGGATTATCTCGTCACCCTGACCGAAAAGTTACTGCGCCATAATCCAGGCTATCTTAATATTCTTGCCCCCACCGTAACGTTTATTCTGACGGTACTGTCCGGTACCGGTTATACCGCCATGTCGGTGATGAACGTGATTCAGGAAGTGGCGAAAGACAACGGTATCCGGCCCAGCCAGCCGTTAAGCTCTGCGGTTGTGGCTTCGCAACTCGGGATTACCGCCTCCCCGATCTCTGCCGCCACGGCGATTATGTACGGCACCGTTGAGGTGATGGGCGTGAGCTTCGGCGATGCAATGCTGATTATCCTGCCCACTGCGTTATTTGCCATGCTGATCGCGGCATTCATTGCCAGCAGACAAGGCGCCAAACTGGCCGACGATCCTGTGTGTCAAAAAATCATGCAGGAAAATAAAATTGTGCTGAATAAACATGCCAGCCGCCCTATTCCCGCCGGAGCAAAATCCTCGGTTGCCATATTTCTGGTGGGAGTGGTCTTCGTAGTCTGTATGTTGCTGTTTAAATCCCTGATTGGGCATACCATCAATTCCCGCGACTTAATCATTATTACGATGTTTGTCGTGTCCACGATCATTATTTTTACCTGCAAGCTGGACATGAAAGAGCTGAAGAACTCACCGATATTTAAATCCGGCGCGGAATCACTGGTGGTGGTATTAGGGATTGTCTGGCTGAGCAGCACGCTGATCGGTGCCCATATCGATGAGATCAAAATGGAAGCCAGTGATATATTACGCGCCTGGCCGTTCTTACTGGCGGCGGTATTTTTCTGTACCAGCGCCATGCTGTTTAGCCAGGGGGCAACCAGCGCATTACTGATGCCTATCGCCGCCTCCATCGGAATTAGCCCGGAGGCAATATTAGCCAGTTTTGTCGCGGTCAGCGCACTCTATATCACCAATATTTATCCGACAACCGCGTTTGCGATAGCCACTGATGACACGGGTTCATTTCTCAGTTCGCGCTGGAATGGCTCAAAGATCGTTAATCATCCCTTCTTCCTGCCAGGATGTTTGTCGATTATCTTCTCGGTACCATTTGGCTTTTTACTGGCACAGATGATTTTGTAA
- a CDS encoding fimbrial protein: protein MNRIIVSLLWVALGLFSRTALAWDCSTVTPSTTLSPQNITISRDLPVGAVIGTQIMTPTVNAFSCFDSVEGVISNQTFGVKAIGTFDSMVNGVRVYKTNVDGIGYAVSGSTAKCAGGNAAVTGANTIRGDSNTARLCQNTTGMISPGLNGSVTVTFYKTATETGSGTISARTVGSLILLNNSLLWQSPEAAVNINAFTVTTPACKLTTASIPVDMKEVDKNAFNGKGTTPGEAYTQSFNLPMTCNAGTAVSVRMEGDINDATKGVINTTSGSNAATGVGIQLLYNNQPMRLGSDVAVGTSSTGGGFTVPLKARYYQTGDHITTGAANGVLSFTMTYQ from the coding sequence ATGAATCGAATTATAGTGAGTTTATTGTGGGTGGCTCTGGGACTGTTTTCACGTACTGCGCTGGCGTGGGATTGTTCGACGGTCACGCCATCAACAACCTTATCGCCGCAGAATATCACTATCTCCAGGGATCTGCCGGTGGGGGCCGTTATTGGTACGCAGATAATGACGCCGACAGTGAATGCGTTCAGTTGTTTTGATTCAGTGGAAGGGGTCATTTCCAATCAAACGTTTGGCGTAAAGGCGATAGGTACCTTCGATTCGATGGTCAATGGGGTTCGGGTCTATAAAACCAACGTTGACGGTATTGGCTATGCCGTTTCCGGCTCGACGGCAAAGTGCGCCGGAGGGAATGCCGCCGTGACGGGGGCGAATACGATTCGGGGCGATAGTAACACCGCCAGGCTTTGTCAAAATACCACGGGAATGATAAGCCCCGGATTGAATGGTTCCGTCACGGTGACGTTCTATAAAACGGCGACGGAGACCGGTTCTGGTACGATATCGGCAAGAACGGTGGGGTCATTGATATTGCTGAATAACTCGCTGCTCTGGCAATCCCCAGAAGCCGCAGTCAATATCAATGCGTTCACGGTGACCACGCCAGCCTGCAAACTGACCACGGCATCCATCCCTGTCGATATGAAAGAGGTTGATAAAAATGCCTTTAATGGCAAAGGAACGACGCCGGGAGAGGCATATACCCAGTCATTCAATTTGCCGATGACCTGCAATGCCGGAACCGCCGTCAGCGTCAGGATGGAAGGCGATATTAATGACGCAACGAAAGGCGTCATCAATACGACCAGCGGGAGTAACGCCGCTACAGGGGTCGGGATCCAACTGCTTTATAACAACCAGCCGATGCGGTTGGGCTCCGATGTGGCGGTTGGGACATCGAGCACAGGGGGCGGGTTCACGGTACCGCTTAAGGCGCGTTACTACCAGACGGGCGATCACATCACCACAGGGGCGGCGAACGGCGTACTGTCTTTTACAATGACATACCAGTAA